In the genome of Taeniopygia guttata chromosome 26, bTaeGut7.mat, whole genome shotgun sequence, one region contains:
- the ELAPOR1 gene encoding endosome/lysosome-associated apoptosis and autophagy regulator 1 isoform X1 — protein sequence MPGAVAGGSSPGAYSRSRGRGQVAAGARGPGRWWGRGSGAGARTGRAAAVAAAMAGTGARWMPLALCLAVTVSPGCTGEQLHVCKESEYHYEYTACDSSGSRWRVAVPHTPGLCTGLPDPVRGTECSFSCKAGEFLEMQTQTCRPCAAGTYSLGTGVRFDEWDEVPHGFANVATNLEVDDSFGDAAENCTASTWVPLGDYVASNTDECTATLMYAVSLKQSGTVTFEYIYPDSSIVFEFFVQNDQCQPAVEESRWMRTTEKGWEFHSVELSRGNNVLYWRTTAFSVWSKVPKPVLVRNIGITGVAFTSECFPCKPGTFAPAAGSAACQPCPDDTFSGKGATVCQPCDPDTYAEPGSGSCKPRPPCTDKDFFYTHTACDAAGETQLMYKWAEPKICSEELPQAVRLPSSGVKTRCPPCNPGFAKGNGSTCQPCPYGFYSNGSACLSCPVGTEPALGLEYKWWNVLPPNMETTVLSGINFEYKGIAGWEAAGDYIYTAAGASDSDFMILTLVVPGFSPPSPVLEDTESREVARITFVFETLCSVGCELYFMVGVNSHTNTPVETWTGSTGKQSYTYVVEKNATMSFTWAFQRTPYHEAGRRFTSDVAKLYSINVTNVQGGVASFCRRCAPQPTGSCAPCSPGSAVDPSSGTCQPCPPGSYLRGHPSDGTPTCHPCGPGTHSNQLRSLCYNNCSLALALPGRMLHFEFPSLGRGAGVGTGPSFTPKGLRYSHHFRLSLCGHQGRKMASCADNVMAGRGGPARVVTSYVCQAILVPPDVTGARAAVSSQPVSLGDHLLGVTTSSVLGSIVSPPELFPPGHPDLPDIIFFFRSNDMTQPCSDGRVTTIRLRCDPLRLGTGTLAVPSKCPEGTCDGCTFHFLWVTAEGCPRCSSFHHRPIVGACIGGVQKTTYVWREPRLCHGGDALPPQVVQACRSVDFWLKVGISTGTCAAVLLAALAAYFWKKTQKLEYKYSKLVMDAAARETDATSPDSCAIMEGEDAEDELLFATEMSLFGKLKALTAKFPHHRRAPGLNFPTPQRMPDGFDSVPLKTSSSSTDREL from the exons ATGCCCGGTGCGGTTGCCGGGGGTTCCTCTCCCGGTGCCTATTCTCGTTCCCGGGGGCGGGGGCAGGTAGCGGCAGGTGCGCGGGGGCCGGGCCGTTGGTGGgggcggggcagcggcgccggtGCTCGCACCGGCCGAGCTGCCGCCGTTGCCGCCGCCATGGCCGGTACCGGAGCCCGGTGGATGCCGCTGGCGCTGTGTCTGGCTGTCACCGTGTCACCGGGATGCACCGGAGAGCAGCTACACGTCTGCAAGGAG TCCGAGTACCACTACGAGTACACAGCATGTGACAGCTCAGGATCGCGCTGGAGGGTGGCTGTGCCACACACGCCTGGACTCTGCACCGGCCTGCCTGACCCTGTCAGGGGCACTGAATGCT CATTCTCCTGCAAGGCGGGTGAGTTCCTGGAGATGCAGACACAGACGTGCCGGCCCTGTGCTGCGGGCACCTACTCGCTGGGCACTGGTGTCCGCTTTGATGAGTGGGACGAGGTGCCCCATGGCTTCGCCAACGTGGCCACCAACCTGGAGGTGGATGACAGCTTTGGCGATGCAGCAGAGAACTGCACAGC GTCAACGTGGGTGCCACTGGGGGACTACGTGGCCTCCAACACAGATGAGTGCACGGCCACCCTCATGTATGCTGTGAGCCTCAAGCAGTCGGGGACTGTCACCTTCGAATACATCTACCCTGACAGCAGCATCGTCTTCGAATTCTTT GTGCAGAACGACCAGTGCCAGCCCGCGGTGGAAGAGTCCCGCTGGATGCGGACgacagagaagggctgggaaTTCCACAGC GTGGAGCTGAGCCGTGGGAATAACGTGCTGTACTGGCGGACCACCGCCTTCTCCGTCTGGTCCAAGGTGCCTAAACCCGTGCTGGTGAGGAACATCGGCATTACAG GGGTGGCCTTCACTTCGGAATGCTTCCCCTGCAAGCCCGGCACCTTCGCCCCCGCCGCTGGCTCAGCCgcctgccagccctgtcccgACGACACCTTCTCCGGCAAAGGGGCCACTGTCTGCCAGCCCTGCGACCCCGACACCTACGCCG AGCCCGGCTCCGGGTCCTGCAAGCCACGGCCCCCCTGCACGGACAAGGATTTCTTCTACACCCATACGGCCTGCGACGCCGCTGGAGAG ACCCAGCTGATGTACAAGTGGGCAGAGCCCAAGATCTGCAGCGAGGAGCTGCCGCAGGCGGTCCGGCTGCCATCCTCGGGGGTCAAGACCCGGTGCCCCCCCTGCAACCCCGGCTTCGCCAAAGGCAACGgcagcacctgccagccctgtccctaCGGCTTCTATTCCAATGGCTCCG CTTGCCTCAGTTGCCCAGTGGGCACTGAGCCGGCGCTGGGCTTGGAGTACAAGTGGTGGAACGTGCTGCCCCCCAACATGGAGACCACTGTGCTCAGTGGCATCAACTTCGAGTACAAGGGCATTGCAG gctgggaggcagctggggACTACATTTACACGGCAGCCGGAGCCTCTGACAGTGACTTCATGATCCTCACGCTGGTGGTCCCTGGCTTCAG ccctccaAGCCCAGTGCTGGAGGACACagagagcagggaggtggcCAGGATCACCTTCGTTTTCGAGACGCTGTGCAGCGTTGGCTGTGAGCTCTACTTTATGGTG GGTGTCAACTCACACACCAACACTCCGGTGGAGACATGGACAGGCTCTACAGGAAAACAATCCTACACCTACGTGGTAGAGAAGAACGCGACCATGAGCTTCACCTGGGCCTTCCAGCGCACCCCCTACCATGAGGCG GGCCGGCGGTTCACCAGTGATGTGGCCAAGCTGTACAGCATCAACGTCACCAACGTGCAGGGGGGGGTAGCCTCCTTCTGCCGCCgctgtgccccccagcccaCTGGGTCCTGTGCCCCGTGTtcccctggcagtgctgtggaCCCCAGCTCGggcacctgccagccctgcccacctgGCAGCTACCTGCGGGGTCACCCCTCTGATGGAACACCCACCTGCCACCCCTGTGGCCCTGGCACACACAGCAACCAG CTGCGATCGCTATGCTACAACAACTGCAGCCTGGCATTGGCACTGCCAGGCCGGATGCTGCACTTTGAGTTCCCGTCCCTGGGCCGGGGTGCCGGGGTGGGCACTGGGCCCAGCTTCACCCCCAAAGGGCTGCGCTACAGCCATCACTTCCGCCTCAGCCTCTGCGGGCACCAG GGCAGGAAGATGGCCTCCTGTGCTGACAATGTGATGGCAGGTCGGGGGGGCCCTGCCCGTGTGGTCACCTCTTATGTGTGCCAGGCCATTCTGGTGCCCCCTGATGTCACCGGTGCCCGCGCAGCTGTGTCTTCTCAGCCTGTCAGCCTGGGTGACCACTTGCTGG gtgTCACCACCAGCTCCGTGCTGGGCAGCATCGTGTCTCCCCCAGAGCTCTTCCCCCCCGGCCACCCTGACCTGCCTGACATCATCTTCTTCTTCAG ATCCAACGACATGACACAGCCGTGCAGTGATGGCCGGGTCACCACCATCCGCCTACGCTGTGACCCCCTGCGCCTCGGCACTGGcaccctggctgtccccag CAAATGCCCCGAGGGCACCTGCGACGGGTGCACCTTCCATTTCCTGTGGGTGACGGCCGAGGGATGTCCCCGCTGCTCCAGCTTCCACCACCGTCCCATCGTCGGCGCCTGTATCGGCGGCGTTCAG AAAACCACCTACGTGTGGCGGGAGCCCCGGCTGTGCCATGGCGGGGATGCCCTGCCGCCGCAGGTGGTCCAGGCGTGCCGGAGCGTGGATTTTTGGCTAAAAGTGGGAATTTCCACTGGGACGTGCGCGGCTGTCTTGCTGGCCGCGCTCGCCGCTTATTTCTGGAAAAAGACTCAAAA GTTGGAATACAAATATTCCAAGCTGGTGATGGACGCGGCGGCCCGGGAGACCGACGCGACGTCGCCCGACAGCTGCGCCATCATGGAGGGGGAGGACGCGGAGGATGAGCTGCTCTTTGCCACCGAAATGTCCCTTTTTGGAAAACTTAAAGCCCTGACGGCCAAG tttccccaccaCAGGAGGGCTCCGGGCCTCAATTTCCCCACCCCACAGAGGATGCCGGATGGATTCGACTCGGTCCCGCTAAAGACCTCATCCAGCAGCACCGATCGGGAGCTGTAA
- the ELAPOR1 gene encoding endosome/lysosome-associated apoptosis and autophagy regulator 1 isoform X2, producing MPGAVAGGSSPGAYSRSRGRGQVAAGARGPGRWWGRGSGAGARTGRAAAVAAAMAGTGARWMPLALCLAVTVSPGCTGEQLHVCKESEYHYEYTACDSSGSRWRVAVPHTPGLCTGLPDPVRGTECSFSCKAGEFLEMQTQTCRPCAAGTYSLGTGVRFDEWDEVPHGFANVATNLEVDDSFGDAAENCTASTWVPLGDYVASNTDECTATLMYAVSLKQSGTVTFEYIYPDSSIVFEFFVQNDQCQPAVEESRWMRTTEKGWEFHSVELSRGNNVLYWRTTAFSVWSKVPKPVLVRNIGITGVAFTSECFPCKPGTFAPAAGSAACQPCPDDTFSGKGATVCQPCDPDTYAEPGSGSCKPRPPCTDKDFFYTHTACDAAGETQLMYKWAEPKICSEELPQAVRLPSSGVKTRCPPCNPGFAKGNGSTCQPCPYGFYSNGSACLSCPVGTEPALGLEYKWWNVLPPNMETTVLSGINFEYKGIAGWEAAGDYIYTAAGASDSDFMILTLVVPGFSPPSPVLEDTESREVARITFVFETLCSVGCELYFMVGVNSHTNTPVETWTGSTGKQSYTYVVEKNATMSFTWAFQRTPYHEAGRRFTSDVAKLYSINVTNVQGGVASFCRRCAPQPTGSCAPCSPGSAVDPSSGTCQPCPPGSYLRGHPSDGTPTCHPCGPGTHSNQLRSLCYNNCSLALALPGRMLHFEFPSLGRGAGVGTGPSFTPKGLRYSHHFRLSLCGHQGRKMASCADNVMAGRGGPARVVTSYVCQAILVPPDVTGARAAVSSQPVSLGDHLLGVTTSSVLGSIVSPPELFPPGHPDLPDIIFFFRSNDMTQPCSDGRVTTIRLRCDPLRLGTGTLAVPSKCPEGTCDGCTFHFLWVTAEGCPRCSSFHHRPIVGACIGGVQKTTYVWREPRLCHGGDALPPQVVQACRSVDFWLKVGISTGTCAAVLLAALAAYFWKKTQKLEYKYSKLVMDAAARETDATSPDSCAIMEGEDAEDELLFATEMSLFGKLKALTAKRMPDGFDSVPLKTSSSSTDREL from the exons ATGCCCGGTGCGGTTGCCGGGGGTTCCTCTCCCGGTGCCTATTCTCGTTCCCGGGGGCGGGGGCAGGTAGCGGCAGGTGCGCGGGGGCCGGGCCGTTGGTGGgggcggggcagcggcgccggtGCTCGCACCGGCCGAGCTGCCGCCGTTGCCGCCGCCATGGCCGGTACCGGAGCCCGGTGGATGCCGCTGGCGCTGTGTCTGGCTGTCACCGTGTCACCGGGATGCACCGGAGAGCAGCTACACGTCTGCAAGGAG TCCGAGTACCACTACGAGTACACAGCATGTGACAGCTCAGGATCGCGCTGGAGGGTGGCTGTGCCACACACGCCTGGACTCTGCACCGGCCTGCCTGACCCTGTCAGGGGCACTGAATGCT CATTCTCCTGCAAGGCGGGTGAGTTCCTGGAGATGCAGACACAGACGTGCCGGCCCTGTGCTGCGGGCACCTACTCGCTGGGCACTGGTGTCCGCTTTGATGAGTGGGACGAGGTGCCCCATGGCTTCGCCAACGTGGCCACCAACCTGGAGGTGGATGACAGCTTTGGCGATGCAGCAGAGAACTGCACAGC GTCAACGTGGGTGCCACTGGGGGACTACGTGGCCTCCAACACAGATGAGTGCACGGCCACCCTCATGTATGCTGTGAGCCTCAAGCAGTCGGGGACTGTCACCTTCGAATACATCTACCCTGACAGCAGCATCGTCTTCGAATTCTTT GTGCAGAACGACCAGTGCCAGCCCGCGGTGGAAGAGTCCCGCTGGATGCGGACgacagagaagggctgggaaTTCCACAGC GTGGAGCTGAGCCGTGGGAATAACGTGCTGTACTGGCGGACCACCGCCTTCTCCGTCTGGTCCAAGGTGCCTAAACCCGTGCTGGTGAGGAACATCGGCATTACAG GGGTGGCCTTCACTTCGGAATGCTTCCCCTGCAAGCCCGGCACCTTCGCCCCCGCCGCTGGCTCAGCCgcctgccagccctgtcccgACGACACCTTCTCCGGCAAAGGGGCCACTGTCTGCCAGCCCTGCGACCCCGACACCTACGCCG AGCCCGGCTCCGGGTCCTGCAAGCCACGGCCCCCCTGCACGGACAAGGATTTCTTCTACACCCATACGGCCTGCGACGCCGCTGGAGAG ACCCAGCTGATGTACAAGTGGGCAGAGCCCAAGATCTGCAGCGAGGAGCTGCCGCAGGCGGTCCGGCTGCCATCCTCGGGGGTCAAGACCCGGTGCCCCCCCTGCAACCCCGGCTTCGCCAAAGGCAACGgcagcacctgccagccctgtccctaCGGCTTCTATTCCAATGGCTCCG CTTGCCTCAGTTGCCCAGTGGGCACTGAGCCGGCGCTGGGCTTGGAGTACAAGTGGTGGAACGTGCTGCCCCCCAACATGGAGACCACTGTGCTCAGTGGCATCAACTTCGAGTACAAGGGCATTGCAG gctgggaggcagctggggACTACATTTACACGGCAGCCGGAGCCTCTGACAGTGACTTCATGATCCTCACGCTGGTGGTCCCTGGCTTCAG ccctccaAGCCCAGTGCTGGAGGACACagagagcagggaggtggcCAGGATCACCTTCGTTTTCGAGACGCTGTGCAGCGTTGGCTGTGAGCTCTACTTTATGGTG GGTGTCAACTCACACACCAACACTCCGGTGGAGACATGGACAGGCTCTACAGGAAAACAATCCTACACCTACGTGGTAGAGAAGAACGCGACCATGAGCTTCACCTGGGCCTTCCAGCGCACCCCCTACCATGAGGCG GGCCGGCGGTTCACCAGTGATGTGGCCAAGCTGTACAGCATCAACGTCACCAACGTGCAGGGGGGGGTAGCCTCCTTCTGCCGCCgctgtgccccccagcccaCTGGGTCCTGTGCCCCGTGTtcccctggcagtgctgtggaCCCCAGCTCGggcacctgccagccctgcccacctgGCAGCTACCTGCGGGGTCACCCCTCTGATGGAACACCCACCTGCCACCCCTGTGGCCCTGGCACACACAGCAACCAG CTGCGATCGCTATGCTACAACAACTGCAGCCTGGCATTGGCACTGCCAGGCCGGATGCTGCACTTTGAGTTCCCGTCCCTGGGCCGGGGTGCCGGGGTGGGCACTGGGCCCAGCTTCACCCCCAAAGGGCTGCGCTACAGCCATCACTTCCGCCTCAGCCTCTGCGGGCACCAG GGCAGGAAGATGGCCTCCTGTGCTGACAATGTGATGGCAGGTCGGGGGGGCCCTGCCCGTGTGGTCACCTCTTATGTGTGCCAGGCCATTCTGGTGCCCCCTGATGTCACCGGTGCCCGCGCAGCTGTGTCTTCTCAGCCTGTCAGCCTGGGTGACCACTTGCTGG gtgTCACCACCAGCTCCGTGCTGGGCAGCATCGTGTCTCCCCCAGAGCTCTTCCCCCCCGGCCACCCTGACCTGCCTGACATCATCTTCTTCTTCAG ATCCAACGACATGACACAGCCGTGCAGTGATGGCCGGGTCACCACCATCCGCCTACGCTGTGACCCCCTGCGCCTCGGCACTGGcaccctggctgtccccag CAAATGCCCCGAGGGCACCTGCGACGGGTGCACCTTCCATTTCCTGTGGGTGACGGCCGAGGGATGTCCCCGCTGCTCCAGCTTCCACCACCGTCCCATCGTCGGCGCCTGTATCGGCGGCGTTCAG AAAACCACCTACGTGTGGCGGGAGCCCCGGCTGTGCCATGGCGGGGATGCCCTGCCGCCGCAGGTGGTCCAGGCGTGCCGGAGCGTGGATTTTTGGCTAAAAGTGGGAATTTCCACTGGGACGTGCGCGGCTGTCTTGCTGGCCGCGCTCGCCGCTTATTTCTGGAAAAAGACTCAAAA GTTGGAATACAAATATTCCAAGCTGGTGATGGACGCGGCGGCCCGGGAGACCGACGCGACGTCGCCCGACAGCTGCGCCATCATGGAGGGGGAGGACGCGGAGGATGAGCTGCTCTTTGCCACCGAAATGTCCCTTTTTGGAAAACTTAAAGCCCTGACGGCCAAG AGGATGCCGGATGGATTCGACTCGGTCCCGCTAAAGACCTCATCCAGCAGCACCGATCGGGAGCTGTAA